ATACATCGTAGGTCACAGGGGGCAGATATAGATTATGTCTGCCTATGCCTGATGGTAAATGAAGGGGTGTCATTTATGTGCTGTATGTTTCAGGGTGACATCATTTATGCTACATAAGAACATGTAAAAAGCTTTACATGCAAGGGGGAAGCTTTGTTTGCCTTTCATGTTATAAGAAAGAAAGTAAATATGATCCGGCAGCAGGCATCTctctcactgtgtgtctctctaTCTTTTACTCctgttctttgttttctttttgtagtTCGCCCAATAGTGTAGATGGTCAACAGACACTGCCACAGAGCCCGCCCACAGTGGAAGTGACGCCGCCTGACAACCAACTGGAAGACAACGGTGTGATGGAGGAACACTCGCAAGAGGAAGGTGAGGCGCTTTACCGTGAATATGGAAACACGCTGCTATACGCTGTTCACCTGTTTGATTTACATTGTCCCATAAGATTAAtacaataaaattattaaatgacAAACACTGTAATGGTATTCTTTTTGATTGGGCAGAGGAAAGTGACAACTCCAGTCAGCTGCTCAGGACAAAGAGTGACGCCGGGGTCCTAAGACGCGGCCAGAGACGATCGCCGAGTGACCAGAGGAAAATTCGCCGCCATCGCTTCTCCATCAACGGACACTTTTATAACCATAAGGTAACGTCAGCCtcaggtgtttgtctgtgaacTTTTCAAAAGTCTCAGAAATATTAGAATATTTGCCCTTATTAGTTTTATTAGTTGTTAACACACTAATGTTCTGTAGTTGTAAGAGCTAGCGCATGTATTTTTCAGATGTTATagctaataaaaatgtttcatttttatatagTTTATACAACTGCTTCCGGTGTTGGCTGAGAGTGGAAATATAGGTTGAAACATATTGGATTATTGTGCATTGTGTATAGTTCCTTTCGTATAAATGCTACATGGGGACATTTGATTAGAATTAATATAATAACCATTACATATTTAGAATAAATACTGGAAAAGCTACATGACAAACTAAGTAGACTGATCTACTGTATTCTTTCTCTCAGACAGCAGTGTTTACTCCTGCTTATGGCTCAGTGACAAATGTTCGGATCAACAGCTGCATGACGACGCCTCAGGTGCTACGAGTTCTCCTCAACAAGTTCAAAATTGAAAACAGCCCAGATGATTTTGCAGTGTACCTTGTCCATGCAAGTGGAGGTGAGTGTGAATTATTGCTTTTACTTGCTCTTTGTCcacattgagctgttttactgtattttgtCTCTCCCCAATTTTACAATGGTGCTCGTTTGTGACACTTGTTGTGGATGTGTAAACGTTTCAGAGCGTATGAAGCTGAAGCGCAGTGACTACCCTCTGGTGCTGAGAATTATGCAGGGCCCCTGTGAGCAGGTCTGCAAAGTTTTCCTAATGGAGGAGGATCTGGGAGAGGAAGTCACATATGATGTAAATCACCACATTCACTGTAGAAATGTATGAACTCTGTTTGTGCATACACAacttaaaatattcacatttatgTGCTTTATGTCTCCACTAGGTGGCACAATATATCAAGTTTGAGATGCCtgtcctgcagagcttcatcaccaagctgaaggaggaggaggacagggaggtgCAGAAACTCAGAAGAAGGTACAAGAAGATAAAACCTCTTCTGTCATTTGATCTTACAAAAATTGTCACACAAAGGTTTGAATCCCAACACAAATGTCATATGGCCTTATAACTGTCTTGCAGGTATAATTATCTGAAGTGTATAATTGAGAAGCAGCTGGGATGTTTTCCGGAGGGAGCAAAATGTATGTGATCTGTTCAACTATGATGAGGACAAGCTCCACCACATCAACGTTTGTCTTCACCCAGACATGACCCAGACCCGGCCGACGGGACTCCAACGCATGTCTTTCAGTGATTATGTCACTCCTCTGATTTCCTGCCTCTGCATGGAGCCAAGTTCAAGTTGGTGCACCCACCGCTAAACCTTTAACATGCCATATGGTTTGCATGTTAACTGTAATCATTTGAGCAATAGTGAGAAGAatcatacaaactcacacaaccTCAAAATATCTTGATGAAGACCAAatccctttcttttcttttctttttttaatctccttGTCATAACTTACAGTTaagacagaaaaacattctTCCggtacagagcagaatgagccgaTTGTGGGAAAGTGTCTTCTAATACCTAAAAGCACAAACCTGTGGTCTTAGCAAAGTGCCTAGTCAAAGGGTTCCACAAACACCTGGATAATATTAGTCTGAAATTATGACTGTTCTAAATCTAACCTTTTTAACAGAACAGTAGAACCTTATAACCACATGCCAATCATTTCGTGGCCTAAAGCATGTGTAGAGAAGTCAAAGTGTCCTGAGGCTTCTCAAAAAGCTGTGTTTGAGGATTCGTAAAATGTTGAAGTAGAAGTTACAGACGCTCACAGCTAACACTGTCCAAACCAGTCATCTGTGATTTTCCCTCAGATATGAATGTTAAAGACATTTTAATACTGAGGTTGAGAGGACTAACTGCTGCCGTATGACGCTACCACCAGCAGCCAGACAGCTTTACCTGGTGTGAAGACTGGACTAATCACTAATCCACCCACCAGCACACGGGGAGCACAATAATAAACAGACTGTTAGTGCTATAAGACGCCAAAGCCACGTGTGGTCACTGTGAATTTGAAATTGTCTGTTTTCTGATTTGTAGTTTGAAACAGACTAAGACGTTGGTCCCAGAGTTGCTGGTTGGTGGATTTTCTTACTTTGGACAGATTCTGTTTGgttttttccagtttttatGTTAGGCTGAGTTGAGTGCAGAAGCTGTCTCTGTCCTCTGATGTATATGATAAGATCTGTCTCATGCAGAGCCCTGGCTGATGTTGGTCACAAGCTCC
Above is a window of Betta splendens chromosome 9, fBetSpl5.4, whole genome shotgun sequence DNA encoding:
- the rassf2b gene encoding ras association domain-containing protein 2b, whose translation is MDYTQNGVPIGENKFISKATILSHLKTYNLYYEGQNLQLRHREEEGELIVEGLLNIFWGLRRPIRLQMQDDHERIRPPPSSTSWHSGCNLDSQGSPNSVDGQQTLPQSPPTVEVTPPDNQLEDNGVMEEHSQEEEESDNSSQLLRTKSDAGVLRRGQRRSPSDQRKIRRHRFSINGHFYNHKTAVFTPAYGSVTNVRINSCMTTPQVLRVLLNKFKIENSPDDFAVYLVHASGERMKLKRSDYPLVLRIMQGPCEQVCKVFLMEEDLGEEVTYDVAQYIKFEMPVLQSFITKLKEEEDREVQKLRRRYNYLKCIIEKQLGCFPEGAKCM